In Lolium rigidum isolate FL_2022 chromosome 7, APGP_CSIRO_Lrig_0.1, whole genome shotgun sequence, the DNA window tacaaatctctatatTCTTAATCTATCTCTACTTGCCATAGTCGACGTCTtcatgggcttccgggcttcataaacttcgggtaatgggcttccagtaaaccccgggtactatctttggcaggcccatctgggatgcctatgtcaccgcctGGCTAGCGGCATACTAGAAGACTTCAAGATGAATATTTTATATATGTGCCATTGTTTTTTCATTGACTGATATTTGTATTGACCTTATTTAATCTTTAAGTTATACTTAACTGATGTTGGAAATTATTAATAAAATGGGCTATCTACGTCACTTGATGCAGAGGTCGGGGCCTTTCTCCCCCATTTGGAAAAAGAAAGATAACCACAACATCAAACTACCACTTCATTGCAACACCCAGTCCCAATGTTGTAATGTCCCCACCATAGTAAGGATATGCAACAAATCTCCATTGGCTGCAGTAGAACATTGAGAAGTGAgtcccaacaaatgcaacatcAAAACCGAACCGCGTGCATGTGCAGGGGGCGAAGCTTCCTTAGAGCAAAACCGGGTTGTGGCCCGCCCAACCCAAAAAAAATGTCTTCATCACCTTTGTATTTGTAAATCTCTACCCTAGTAACAATCCATGTTTTCTACGaacatggtgttttggctcataggactaGATGCACCTTTTATGGAAAATAGACTTTAAATATAATTTAAAATGTTAAATGAATAGGGATAGGTGTACATCAGAATATTCTATGTCCTCGCATAAAATTTTGTGGATAATTTTTttgtgtggcctatgtaaaaaagaaaaaaatcatgaAAAGCTAATttagagcataaaaaattatcttATTTATACAGGTCACAAAAATATCTTTTTTTCCACGATAATTTGTGTGAGAATATAAAATATGTGGATGTATACTCAaatatttttttccaaaattctgaacattttgaaatatgatgtttggacAATGGGTGCTTTTGCACCCACGAGCCAAAGGGAATATCCGGTTTTCTACTTCAGTTGTTTGGTATGCCCCGCTGTTTTGCTCAATCTCTATCGGGGCATATGCGACCATCACATACAACTAGAAAGAAACACGTTTGTAACATGAGAAAAGATATGCTCGAAGCAACCGCCaaaaatctttgcaaaatgtCGCTCTTTGGTTTTTAGGATTTGGAACCATTGGAATTTTTCATTTGGTCTACTTTGTAtacaattttatatgatttttttcTTAGGTTTTTATATGCGCTTTTCCTCGCAATGCAACCAAATAACTTGTATTTTAGTTAATCGTAGGATTCAACATGTCACAACATCTTACTTCAGAAAAAAAACATGTCATAGGACATTCGGTCATGACTGATAATTCTGTTTTTGTATTTGGGTCTATTTTAAATTCAGCCAGAAAAAAATGAAGACCGAAATATACTTTTTAGTTTTACTACCCGATAAATTCGGGTACCCAATAATTCGGATTCAGGTTCGACCATGACCGAGTAGTGTGGCCGATGTTGTCAACACAAAACTTAGACATTATTTAGTAAAAAGGTTGGCAACATTTTAGATGTATTTTGCATATTTTTTATTGCATATATTATTATCAATTGACGGGAATAAACGTTCAACAATTTAAAGAAAAATGTAACAATGATAGAGAAGTTTGATTAACATTCAACAATACCACATCTCACACACATCACAAAATTCTAAAGATTGGGATAGTCTCACGTAAAATTCGATCAGCTTGGTCTATTTGTTTACTTGGCATATATAACCGAATTGAGCAAACTAAATTCGGTCTATATAATTTTCTACATAATTTCTTTATCGGTCATTTCGGTCTTGGTCTTTTCTGATTCGATCTCGGTTTTTTCTGTTTCGGTCTTCGGTTTTTCCCACCTCAAAACATCTATTACTACGGAGTTTTTGTATTTCGGGGTTTTAGAAATTCTGCATACCGAACGGCACTAAACAACTCTGAAAGCGTAATCCCACGAGCTCTCACATTATCCGCCACCGAGTGGTTAACACGGGTAATACACGCTTCACGTTTCCCTACAGCCTCGCTCGAACGCCGCCGTCACGAGCCGACGCCGGTCGCCGGAAATGGAGAACCCGAACAGGAAGAAGAAGCGGAAGAGGAAGGGACGCGGCGGCGAGCCAGCGGCCGCCTCCTTCGGCCGCGACGTCTTCCccatcctcctcgccgccgtcgcgccagccgctctcccctctccccgcgcctcctcctcctcctcctcctccgccgccgccgcccgcctcctgcgccgcctcctctcccGCTCGCCCCGGGCGCCGCCGCTCTCCCCTCTCCCGTCATCCCTCGTCGCGCTCCTaccgctgctcctctcctccaggTACgcaccccctccccctcccccttccTGCTCCCGCAGCAAACGCACTCTTGGTCTCAACTGCTCTCTTAACCTGTCCGCGACTTGCAACGCAGCTCGCATTCCGTGGCCGCGCTGAGCTGCGAGGTGGTGGGCGCGGCGGCGCTGCAGTCCATGGAGGCCGACGAGCTGCTAGCATCTGATGGCGGAGTCGCCGGTGGCCTGGCGCGTGCGCTGGGGAGTGGCAGCCGGCGAGTTGCCGAGGCTGCCTGCAACGCCGTGATGGACCTCTCGGCGTCTCCAGTTGGCAGGGAGCGTCTCTCGGGCTCCCTTGTTCTGCCCAGGCTATTGTGAGCATCCAAGCTGTTGCTGTAGGCTGAAGCATATTAGCTGTTTTATTGTCTGATAATTCTTTCAAGTTCAGTTAAAAAAATTAACTGGTAGATCCCTGAATTGTTGTTCTGTTCATTCACTAGCTTGTTTTCCTACCGAAGATTCTGAGTATGTGGAAATGTGATTATACTTCAGAAGAATTAAAACCAACCTTAATCTTCACAAGAGTACCTTAAGCTACCTATACATTAACCCACCAGTCATCTGGCATCCAACCATCAGGCGATTACTGTCATGTGATGGTATAGCTTTGCATTTTATCGACTACTTCTAGAAGGATAGCACCACAGTCTGTTTTAACTGATGAAACAGATGCTTTTTGTTTGCACCTCCTGAATATCTTCAGCCAGTGGAATTAACTTCTTTTAGGTATCTATTTTCTCAGGTGGAATCTATTTCTGGGGTTGTCGGCAGCAGGAGTGAGAAGTGCCAAGCAAGGGTTTCAGACCCAAATAAATGGTTGTACTTGATCACTGACGCAGTGGTGCTTATGTTGAACTCCTGTAAAGTCGACAAGTTACGCAATCTGCAACCTGGGCTAGTGAGAAAAGTTATGTGTTTGTTGTATGAAGTATGGAGCAAAGTTCGACTCTTAGAATCATCAGCTGACTGCAGCAACTGGAAGGATCAATTTCAAAGCAGACCATATGAGATAGCGGAGGCTATTTTTAGGCTTTCGATAGACCGTGCTTGTCCTGGTGGCCTGGAACCTGATGAAGTCAGGAAAAGCCTGTTTGGACAAAAGGAATCTGACTTAGAAAACTTTGTCCTTATGTACTGGGAAAGCTCACCTTATTTGTACAGGAGgaaacaaagtggtctggaaGGGGATCCTGTGTTCACTGCATTGCGTAATGCTTTTGACCTTACAACACCTGATGCTATCATTGAGTCATTTATACAGGGGCTTGTTTCTTGCCCTGCTATTGCTTCGGATGAACTCAACATAGACTCATTTCTCCATGAGGTTCATGATTCCTTGGGTGCTTCTGTGAAGTACAGGCAAGATGTAAGAGTCGTGAGAACCCGAGATAAGACCTCAACAGGATCAGGGATCGAAGAGCATTTCTTTGATGATGGAATGGTTTTCCTGGATGTAGCTGCATTTGTTGACGAATGTAAAGAGGCAGTCAAGAATGGATTTTCAATTGCCTTGCGTGGCATGGAGTTCCGGTCAGAAAAGGTTGCTGCTATAGCTTCTGCTCTGGCTGATCTGTTTGGTCAGCCTTCTGTTGGAGCCAATATAtacttctcacctccaagatctcaAGGCCTGGCCCGGCATTATGATGACCACTGTGTGCTTGTTTGGCAACTACTTGGGCGCAAGAAGTGGAAGATTTGGCCCAATACGAGGCCAATATTGCCTAGACTGTATGAGCCTTTTCACCCTTTAGATGACTTGCTGGATGATAGTGGTGGAAGGGTGGAAGTTTTGCATGAAGGAGACATAATGTATGTTCCTAGAGGTTGTGTCCACGAGGCTCACACTGAAGTCGAAGATGGTGAATCTGAAGTCAATACATCCGCCAACTACTCGCTTCATTTGACCCTTGCCATTGAAGTCGAGCCACCATTTGAGTGAGTATTCTTACTTCTGCAAAGAAAGGCATTCTTTGCATGCATGCCCAGTGGTTCTGTTTTTCACCATTTACCTTTGTTACAGGTGGGAAGGATTTGCACACATTGCTCTTCACTGTTGGTTGGAGGAGCAGACACTTGGGTGTAGCTCAGGATCTATCAACTCCAAGTTGGAAGAACAAGCTCCATTATTTGCTCTCCTGCTGCATGTGGCCATCAGGCTCCTCTCTGACGATGATCCTACTCTGAGGAAGGCATGCATGGTCGCGGCGAAGCTCCCATCATTCAGCAACTCCTGTCCAACTTCTCACTCCAACTCTCTCAGAAACCGCCATATGTCAACCTTCATCGAGATACTCAACAAGATCAATAACACCtgcatcctcaaggaggtgctgaGTTGGATCGAGCTCGCGGTTAAAGGAAAGACGTACGAGCCCGTCCAGTGGATGTCCTGGCTCCGGCATCTCCCACGGCAGCAGCACGGAGACGCGGCAGCTCGCAGTATCGACTTCTGCGACGTCCTGGGACCTTTCGAAGAGCTTCTCAACGTGTTCAGCTCAGATCCTGAACAGGCCTCGGCTGACTTCACCAATTTCAAATCGAGGTTCTGTAGGTGTGCTGCctacgatgatgcttgcaagagctTCAACATGCTGCTCCACATGTATAGGACAACTAGGACTCAGTACACAAAGGGCATGCTGGGGCTGCACGGGAGACATAGGAGTTAGTTTCTGGAGTGGAGATCGAATCCTCAATTCCTGGCTCATGGCAGATAAGTTTCAGTGATTACGTAGTTAGGCATATATTTTTGGTCAGTTTATCTCGGTTTTAGTACTCGGATCCACGGATTCTGATGTTACGTACGAGTGGAGTGAGAAATCACGTTGCAAAGCTACAAAAGAAAAGATTCTGAAGCATCTCCACAGAAATCACCAGTTGCAGTTGGTACGCATAAACAACAGCTTGTTTGCAGGAAAGATATACATCTCTGGTACCGAGCAGTTGGACTGACTGAAAGGAATCTCTTAATGCCAGGTCCCGCAATCGTTGCAAATAGATGGCGCTCCTAAAACCGGTGATCTCAACCCCAATTATTGCTGCCTGGTCAGAGCCTTCCAAAATGGTGAAAACTAAACATATCACGATGCAATTCAACCCCGATAAGGTTTTGGGTTTGGAGAGGTCACCTGGGTTCAGCCTGCTTGCCTCTGGAGACAGGATGTGACAATGATGACTTGTTGGATGACAGTGGTGGACGGATGAAAGTTTTGCATGGATACATAATGTCTGTTCCTAGAGGCTGTGTCAAGGCTCATACTGACGTTGATGATAGTGAATCTGAAGCCAATGCATGTGCCAATTACTCTCTCCATTTGACCCATGCTATTGAAGTGCAGCCACCCTTTGAGTGAGTATTCTCCCTGTTGCAAACAAAGGCATTCTTGGCATATGCAATTATGCGTGTCTAATGGTTCTGGTTCTCACCATTTACCTTTGTTACAGAAGATGGGAAGGATTTGCACACATTGTTCTTCACTGTTGGTTAGAGAATGAGCAACCTGGAAGGAGCTCTGGATCTGTCAAGTCCGAGGTGGAAGAACAAGCTCCATTGTTGGCCCTCCTGCTGCACGTGGCCATCAGGCTGCTCTCCGATAGTGATCATACTCTCAGGATGGTGTGCATGGTCGCAGAAAATCTTCCATCATCCAACAACTCCTGTGTGACAGCTGTCTCCAACTCTATCAGAAGCAGCCATGGGTCTCCAACTGTCTCCAACTCTATCAGAAGCATCCAGCAACTTCATGATATACTCAGCAAGATCGACAAGAAATGCAACTTCGATGAGGCGCTGAGGTCGATCAAGCTCACGTGAGCAGCAGCAACCAGCAAGGAGATGCAATGGTTTCTAGGATCGACTTCTGTGACGTACTGGGGCCTTCCAAACAGCTTCTTGACATGTTCTGCCCCGATCCTAAACAAGCCTCGGGCGACTTCACCGATCCCAACAAGCCTCCGCTATAGCTTCTTCTCTGTCCGATCTGTTTGGTCAGCCATCTGTCGGGGCCAATATATACTTCTCACATCCAAGATTTCAAGGCCTGGCCTGGCATTATCACGAGCACTGTGTGCTTGTTTGGCAGCTACTTGGACACAAGAAGTGGAAGGTTGGGTCGTCCAATACGAGGTCAATTTCGCCTAGACTGTATGAACCTTCCACTGTTTAGATGATAGTGGTGGAAGGGAGGAAGTTCTACATGAAGGAGACACAATGTATGTTCTTAGAGGCTGTGCCAACGAGGCTCAGCGCTGATGTTGATGGCGGTGAATCCGAAGTCAATGCATCCTCCAATTACTCGCTCCATTTGACCCTTGCCATTGAAGTTGAGCTACCTTTTGAGTGAGTGTTCTTCCTGTTGCAAAAAATTAAAGCCACAATTGGCTTGCATGTCTTATTGTTCTGTTTCTCACAATTTGCTGTTGTTACAGGTTGGAAGGATTTGCACACATTGCCCTTCACTGCCGGTTAGATAAGGTGAAATTTGGGAGGAGCTTTGGATCTGCGAAGTCCCAGGTGGAAAAGCAAGCTCCATTGTTTGCTCCCCTGCTGCATGTGGCCATCCGGCTGCTCTCCGACAGTGATCCTGCTCTCAGGAAAGTGTGCGTGGCCGCGGCAAAGCTTCGGTCATCCAGTAACTCCAGTCCAGCAGCTCTTCTGAACCCTTAGGAATGTGCCATATGTCAACCTTGGCCGAGTTACTCGACAAAATCGACAAGAGCTGCAGCCTCAAGGAGGGGCTGAGGTTGATCAAGCTCGTGGTCAGAGAAAAAAACGACAAGCCCTTCCATCGGATGTCCTGGCTCCGGCATCTCCCGCAGCATGGTCGGAGGACTGACATTCTGCAACGTCCTTGGGCCTCTCGACGAGCTTCTCAGCCTCTTCGGCTCTGACGGCGAGGGAGCATCGGCCGATTCTGAGGAGTTCAAGTCGGTGGCGTAGGAAGACGTGTGCCAGGGGTTGGAGGCGCCGCTGAAGATGTACAGAACGGTTAGAAACCAGTACATGAGGGGCATGCTGGCGTTGCACGGGAGGCATATGGATGTGTGCCTGCTCGAGTTGGAGATGGAATTCCTCCTAGCTCCAAGGTTTAGCTCGGTTTGGCTACATGAATTCACGGTTTCTGCTGTTAAGAGCGAGCGAGAAATCACGTTGCAATAGTAGTGCAGAGGGAAAAGAAATCTGAAGCATCTGTGCTGAATCACATCAGCTGGTACACGAAACAACGGGCTGTTTTCAGCAAAGGCACACAGTTTTGCTCATGAGCCGTACATGACGGTACCGACCAGCTCGGCTGATTGAACAGAATCTTGTGATAGTAATACCAAAGTTGTGAAATTATTGCAAACAGATGACGCTCCTAAAACCGGTAATCTGGGCCTCCAATTATTGGTGCGCCTGGTCAGAGCCTTCCAAGTTCCAAAACTATGAATGGAAAACAATAACAATGGCCATGCCGGTCAATCACTGTACATATAAACAACCCAGGCCGTTGAGGTTTGGCTGTTGCTCGTGTTTATTTTGATTGGAGAGGTCGCCTGGGCTTGGCCGGCTCGCATGTGGAGACGGACGTGACAAGGAGAGGCAGCCGCATCTTTCATATCCAGAGCACAAAAACACATTGTAAACTCTATCCAAGATGTGTGTGCCTGCCTTCTGAGCGGCGCTTCCCTTTGCTGTCTTTGCCTCCGGTGGTGCTGCAAGGGCCGCCAGAAATCTCGTCCACCCAAAGCCCTATCGCCTAATCAAGAGCCAGATGCCACTG includes these proteins:
- the LOC124671203 gene encoding uncharacterized protein LOC124671203, producing the protein MENPNRKKKRKRKGRGGEPAAASFGRDVFPILLAAVASHSVAALSCEVVGAAALQSMEADELLASDGGVAGGLARALGSGSRRVAEAACNAVMDLSASPVGRERLSGSLVLPRLLYLFSQVESISGVVGSRSEKCQARVSDPNKWLYLITDAVVLMLNSCKVDKLRNLQPGLVRKVMCLLYEVWSKVRLLESSADCSNWKDQFQSRPYEIAEAIFRLSIDRACPGGLEPDEVRKSLFGQKESDLENFVLMYWESSPYLYRRKQSGLEGDPVFTALRNAFDLTTPDAIIESFIQGLVSCPAIASDELNIDSFLHEVHDSLGASVKYRQDVRVVRTRDKTSTGSGIEEHFFDDGMVFLDVAAFVDECKEAVKNGFSIALRGMEFRSEKVAAIASALADLFGQPSVGANIYFSPPRSQGLARHYDDHCVLVWQLLGRKKWKIWPNTRPILPRLYEPFHPLDDLLDDSGGRVEVLHEGDIMYVPRGCVHEAHTEVEDGESEVNTSANYSLHLTLAIEVEPPFEWEGFAHIALHCWLEEQTLGCSSGSINSKLEEQAPLFALLLHVAIRLLSDDDPTLRKACMVAAKLPSFSNSCPTSHSNSLRNRHMSTFIEILNKINNTCILKEVLSWIELAVKGKTYEPVQWMSWLRHLPRQQHGDAAARSIDFCDVLGPFEELLNVFSSDPEQASADFTNFKSRFCRCAAYDDACKSFNMLLHMYRTTRTQYTKGMLGLHGRHRS
- the LOC124678414 gene encoding uncharacterized protein LOC124678414 isoform X2, whose product is MKVLHGYIMSVPRGCVKAHTDVDDSESEANACANYSLHLTHAIEVQPPFEWEGFAHIVLHCWLENEQPGRSSGSVKSEVEEQAPLLALLLHVAIRLLSDSDHTLRMVCMVAENLPSSNNSCVTAVSNSIRSSHGSPTVSNSIRSIQQLHDILSKIDKKCNFDEALRSIKLT
- the LOC124678414 gene encoding uncharacterized protein LOC124678414 isoform X1; translation: MKVLHGYIMSVPRGCVKAHTDVDDSESEANACANYSLHLTHAIEVQPPFERWEGFAHIVLHCWLENEQPGRSSGSVKSEVEEQAPLLALLLHVAIRLLSDSDHTLRMVCMVAENLPSSNNSCVTAVSNSIRSSHGSPTVSNSIRSIQQLHDILSKIDKKCNFDEALRSIKLT